TCTATGATTTCACCATCAATATGATTAATAACATGGAATATCATGTTTTAATTTCCAATTTTATTTGTGTAGTATTTTCTACTTTAGCTTTTCATTTTCAGATAAAATAATTAATAATTTATCCTCATTAATAAATATTTTCCATTACACTATTATTTTAGTGTATAAAAATAAATAACATCATTAAAGACAAATAATACATGAAACAACAAAAATTAAGATTACTTCCCGAAATTAAACTACAAATGTCGGGATTATTTTATACAATTCACGGCTTTCTTAATATCTACCTACATTACTTAAACCATAAAACCGCAACACCATGGATCCATATTTTTTTTTTGATGAAATGTTAAATTTATTGATCATCATGGAAAAAATAATGGATATTTACAAAATTTTATGAAAATTCCTAACCAAAATCTATCCATGCCCCATGTGGGCACTAAACCACCGTTGAAGCAGCCCGCAGCCCCTGAAGTCCTCTCTTTTCGTAATACCGTGTTGATAGGATCCGCTGTCTTATGGTTTTATCAATCACCTTCGCAAGCTGATGAGCTGGTCGAGCCTTCTTTTTTGTGTCTTCTTTCGTTCTTCTCACACCAGATATAATAGACGGATACTTGGAAAGCGAATCTCAAGAGAATGAATCCAGATATTGCTTCATCATCTAATATAACTAAAAATTTCAAAATACCATCCACCAATCAAGATATGCTATATCAAGAAAATTCAAATTACAACAAAAGACAGCCGCTCCGCGGACAAACCACTAGTATCGATTATAATATACTAGATATATTTTAGTTACGCAAATAGGATGATGAAAATATTCACTAAATTGATTGTAAAGTATAATGATATATAAAATATATATACATTAGAAAATGTATAAATAGTATATCAAATTTAGAAGATTAAACAATTTACTAAAAAAGGTTTTAGACAATTGATATCCAATATACTTGAAATTTAAATATTTTTGTCTAAAACCTTTTTAATAAATAATTAAATATTAAAATTGATATACTATTTATACATCTAAAATACGTATACATATAGAAAATGTTTAAATATTATATCAATTTTAAAATATTTAATTATTTATTAAAAAGGTTTTAGACAATCTTTTAAATATTAAAAATGGTTTTAATGTTTTAAGCAAAAAGGAAATTTGAATTTTTTGGTATTACATTTTGTGTCAAACGTAGCATTTATTCGAATATTTAGTATTTAAGTATTTAACTGTTGTGTGTACTGATCAAATCAAATTTCAGCTATATACAATTGAATATATATATATATTAATATATAAACAGTGAAATTTATATTTGTGTAATATATATAACCAATTTGATCGCATTATCTCGTAATTCATATTTTCGTTCAGCTAATGGGCTACAGTTAACATGTATGCGTTCGACAAAAAGACATTGACAGGGTGCACAATTATTAACTGGTTAGGAACTTTAAGTATAGATTCCTAGGTTACCTTAACCTAGTATTCAAGAAAATGTTAGAATGCAACATTCTTAATATCTCGGAAATTTTCTTATTATTAAGCAGAATCAACATTTCATAATTTAATCCGTGATTTATTCTTGAGCTAATGAAATATGTGCAAGTTCTCTTTGGTTCAATCTATTAATATAAAGTTTTTTTTTTGGTAAAACTATTAAGTTGATGGAACTTTTAATCATTATATTTTTTTTTTTGAAAACTCTTTATCATTATATTTTCTGTTAAAACTATGCAAATTTTATTTCTTATCATATAATTTCTCCTTTTGGGAACATCAGTTTCTATTTGCGGTTGTGCATTCTTTTTTATAATATAATAATTTAATGTCATATAATAAACGATCGACATAACTCGTGATAAGATAACATAGTTTTTGTTCCCACCATCCTCAACTAAGCTATATATTAATGGTCCACATTCTATAGAGGCGAAGCATGTGACGTTACAATAATATCTATGCAAAAATAATAATGTATATTCCATATATATCAAAACTCATAAAGTATTTCAATAAAAACCTAATTATGAAAGCAAACCATCCTTTTTTGCCAAACTATAATTTCCCCACTGGACATATGAATAGAGTGGTCCAATATATTATAATGGAATTTTTATAATGAAAATTAAAAACATGTATTATAGGACTTTATTCCAAGTATCAACATCTTCAAAAAAATTATATAAAATCGTCCAGAATTTTCAATTTATTTCGTAACAACTTGGTATTAATCTTTACAGCTATACTTAGTTAATTTATAATATGGATTCACAAAAATAGGAACGAAATTGTATTATATAGAAAAGAATGATAAGTTGTTTCAAAAGTATAATAATAAAAAAATAATAATAATAATGATAAATTTCTTATATTATTGGTCGAACATGGAACTACTTGAATCAGTGTTATACTATCGCAAATTTTACACCAGGCCGCCCAGTGTGGTCAATTCTGACGACGATCGGTCATCTTTACCTATTTCTCACGAACTGATCAATTTTCTATTTGTTTATATTAGATGAAATTGTAATCCTCTAGTATCCAGATTTAAATGTAATAAGCCTTGACACTTGTTGTTGAACTATTAAAGTGAGAACACGAGTCAATTTGTTACTCTATATTTTTATAATTAAAAAAAGAATTCCCTAAAACGTCTCAAGTCTTATCTTTAGAAACTCAATTTCTACTTAGTTTGTGCATCTAACAATTAAATTGCATGCACTGCAAATCTAGAATTCATTTATACAATTTAAGCCAATTTTTATGGACCAAAACGCAGCTAAAAGAACATTCCAATCGATGTATAAGACTTGTAGCTTGTCATTTTGTAAGAAACCATTTCCACAAATGAAAACAATAATAATAATAATCCAAATAAACGTAAACAAAACAAAATAATTCCAAATAGACATACAAAAAAGTATTTTCTTGGAAACTTATTTTATTTTGTAATTCCCAAATGAAAATAAATAAAATACTATCTCTAGTAGGAAGATGCGTCATAACTATGACATAATGGCTGGTCAAAAACCGTCAAAATAGTTATGTTATAATTAAGGAAAAAAAATATACTAAAACTTAATTCTTCAGTCAAATAACATCTCTTGTTTCCTTTATCACTTTGTCTAAGCTTAAGTTGTGACTTAATTTGAAACTTATAACACGAATTTTCACATATCGACCAACAACTTCATTCCCTTCTTCTCTCTCTCTCAAACCTGCAGTCATGGCTGCTCCTTTGATCCTCAAGTACCACATAGATCACCAACAAGATCCGAACCCGACCCGCCTATTCTCTTCGATCCAAGAAGCCAAATCAATCGCCAAAATATCACTCCCAATAATCTTAACCGGTTTACTCCTCTACTCTCGCTCAATGATCTCAATGCTTTTCCTCGGCCGTCTCAACGATCTCCCTGCTCTCTCCGGCGGCTCACTCGCCCTCGGCTTCGCCAACATCACCGGCTATTCTCTCCTGTCCGGTCTCTCCACCGGCATGGAACCCATCTGCGTTCAAGCCTTTGGCGCCAAAAGATTCAAACTCTTAGGCCTTGCTTTGCAGAGAACCATTCTTTTGCTCCTCCTTTGTTCTCTTCCCGTCTCCATCCTCTGGCTCAACATCAAGAAGATCCTGCTATACTTCGGACAAGACCAAGAAATATCGGACAAAGCAGAGATATTTATCCTCTTCTCTCTCCCTGATCTGTTTCTCCAATCATTCTTGCATCCTCTCCGTATCTACCTCCGATCTCAATCCATCACTCTTCCTCTTACTTACTCTGCCTTCTTCGCTGTACTCCTCCACATTCCGATCAATTACATTCTCGTTTCTTACTTCGCTCTCGGCCTTAAAGGAGTTGCATTAGGAGCAATCTGGAGTAATGTTAACCTACTAGGGTTTCTGATCATCTACATCGTGTTTTCGGGTGTTTACGAGAAGACTTGGGGAGGCTTCTCGATGGATTGCTTTGAAGGGTGGAGATCTTTACTAACGTTAGCAATCCCTAGCTGCGTCTCGGTTTGTCTAGAATGGTGGTGGTACGAAATAATGATTCTTCTTTGTGGACTGTTACTTCAGCCGCAAGCAACCGTCTCGTCTATGGGAATCTTGATCCAGACCACCGCTTTGATCTACATTTTCCCTTCATCTCTTAGTTTCAGTGTCTCCACACGCGTCGGGAACGAGCTAGGCGCGAACCAGCCTGATAAAGCAAGGATAGCCGCGAGGACCGGTCTCTTTTTAAGCCTAGGGTTAGGTTTATTCGCCATGTTTTTCGCTTTTATGGTGAGGAATTGTTGGGCTAGACTGTTCACTGATGAGGAAGAGATTTTGAAGTTGACTTCCATGGTCTTACCGATCATCGGGCTTTGCGAGCTAGGGAACTGTCCTCAGACAACAATGTGTGGTGTTTTGAGAGGAAGTGCTAGACCTAAATTAGGAGCAAACATAAACTTGTGTTGTTTCTACTTTGTGGGAATGCCTGTGGCTATATGGTTAAGTTTCTTTGGTGGGTTTGACTTTAAGGGATTGTGGCTTGGTCTCTTTGCCGCCCAAGGCTCGTGCCTTGTTTCGATGTTAGTCGTGTTGGCTAAGACTGATTGGGAAGCTGAGGTTCATAGGGCAAAAGAACTCATGACTAGTTCATGTGATGGCGATGGTGAATATGATGATGACGATAGCGGAAGTAATACGATGCCTCTTCTGTTGGATATAGAAGAATGTGGGAACTACAAGCATTTGAATGTTGTCTAAATCTTTGTCACCTTGTTTGATTTGTTGCCAGTTGCACTAACTAAATTTGTTTTCATTGTAAACTTTCTAATTTATTATTTCAGAAAGCACTTCAAACATTTGAAATCTTTTGATTTTAAAACTATTATGTAAAATATGATTTGTGAGATTTATGGCATCTTTTAGTTAATCTTCCCTTGTTGAAAGCAATGTAAAGTGATTAGATGTAAATCTTATAACATGTCTCATGTCATTAAATATCATTGGGCGTGACTTGTTTCATGAAAATGACTTTTAAAACTGAGTTCTCTATGTCAAGTGGTTTGTGTTTATATAATGTAAATGTGTATGTATATATATGAATTTGGTTAAGCAATTAAAGGACAAGATAGAAGTTGGTTTCGTTGCCGGGAAATTCTTGTGCAAGAGAAAGAAAAAGAAGACTTCTGTTATTACATCAAACAGCCTGAACAAGTGTTTGGTGGTCCTCCATGCACTCGTGGGTTTACGCGCCTAAGCGCGTGTAAATAACATAAAGAGTTGTGATTCTTTGACGACGGCGAGAAATATTAACGTCTCCGTCAAGGTAGCCGACGACGTGAACGACCCGCTTTTCTTTTGTCTTCTTCATCGTTTACTCTCTTTTACTCCACTAAAATCGCCGACTTGACCCGATAAGCCGACCCGCTTCAGTCCACGTAATTAGAAAATATAATATTAAAAATTTGGATTCACACTTTACTTGTAGAAATATATTATTTCCCACTGTTAGACTAAGAATGTAACAAAGTCATGGTGTTGTTAGAAAGGAACAAAAAAGACCCATAAGATGAAGCAAGAAAAAATGCAATTAGTTTTGAATTTGCCACTAAAATCAAACTTTTCTTTTCCTCAAGTGTGCCAACTTGCTGTCATATAAACGTAGCTTCTGATGTCTTTCAACCTCCATCACCTCTTTTTTTTTTTCTTGAAACCCACAACCTCCATCACCTCACTTCTTTTATTTCCTTTAATTATTTGAGAAAATTACTAGAATGGAGTATAAGAAAATTTGGTTTATTACTAGAGTATTATACATCTTTTAAAAATTAGTAGACTGTTTGGATACCCTTCGTAAATAACAATAAGGGCATTTGGTTAATTTTTTTTAATTGAAATTATTTTTAAACATAAATTCACATCTAATTAAGTATCCACATCAGTAATAGAGAACAATCAATCATTTCTTTAATTACATAACGTTGAAAAAAAAACACAACAACACAGCACAACTTCGTCGAAGAACTAAAGGAACCCTAACCGCCTCTTTCCTGAAATCGTCATCGACATTGTGTTTACTCCATCTTCCTCGAACTAACTCTCTGTTTTGTCTTCTCCGATATCGTCTTCACCGAAATCATCGTCTCCAATCGTTTTTACGAAATATTTTTCGCGGTAATCGCCCGAAATCATCTTATCTGCTGCGTTTTTCGAGTTTGTGGCTGAGTTTTAATTTATGTTGTGGCTGAGTTACTTTTCTTTTACGGCTGGTTTATATATGCACTTTGGTTTATATATGTAGTTGTGGCTGAGTTACTTTCCGCCAATTTCCGAAAACCTAACTATAAGAAGTGTGCATTCCGAGGAGAAAAGACAAATACATTCCAAAAAACACCCAGATCGACAATTGTGGGATGAATTTAATTAAGTTTATTTGTGATTTCATACTCATATTTGGATAATCTAATTTTTTTTCAGATCTGAGTGAAAAAGAATATTGAACAAAAAGAAAATGAAGGAGATGAAAAGAAGTGACAGATTCAGCAGAGACGACACAGAGAAGTTCATTGAAGCTTGGATACATGGACGAATACCGGAACGGTGCAGAAAACCTGAATTTTTGGTTTTCTATGTAAAAACATAACTCACACATGTATTGTGTGTTTGATTTATGTTATGTTTACACTACTCAGCCGTGTTGTTTATATATCCCAGCCGTGTCGTTTACATAACTCAGCCATACTTCAAACATACCCTAAAATCAAAAAATGTTTAGATAACTCAGCCGTATCGTTTACATAACTCAGCCGTATCGTTTATATAAATCATCAATACCTCAGACATACCCAAAAACGGAAAACTGAATTCAAGTACTTTAAGAAGTTACATTGAAGATCATCTTATCAATATCAAGTGAATATAAATCAACTGAATGTGTATAGTTTCTTAAACTTCAAGTTGAGACTTTAACTTGATCTTGAGATATATGTTCTCTTACAATCACTTATACAATTCTGACTTACAAAACTCTAACTTTAATATTTTCTTAAATATAAACCTCAAATCATAAGCTACAGAATTATAAAGTTATAAAAATTTGAAGTTTATCTTTGAACATTAAATCCAATATTTTTATTATTATTTAAAGTTTAAGGTTTAGGTTTAAAGTTTACGTTTATAGTATAGAGTTAAACTCAAATTTTAATCATTAAAAAAATATTCTTTAATTTAGAGTTCCATTTTAAATTTTAATTTAAACCCATAAATAGATTTTTTAAATTTAAGAAAATTTTAAAACAAATTGAAAAGAACTAAAATTACAAATTATATTGTTTTTTTCATGACCATTGATTGATTTTAGTCTAAGGGTTCAATATTTTCAATATAAAATTATAATATTTTATAATGTTTTAAAATTTGAACTACAAATATTAACCATAAAATCATAAAGTTAAATATTTTCAAAACATTATCTCAAACCATATCTATTTCGAACCTTTAACCCTAAACTCTGAACCACATACTTTGACCTACCATAAAACATTAAACTTCAAACATTTTTAAAAAGTTAATTAATCATCTACCATAAATTCTAACTACAAATGTNNNNNNNNNNNNNNNNNNNNNNNNNNNNNNNNNNNNNNNNNNNNGAAACCCAAAACACTATATACCAAACCCTAAACTCACTCAGTTATATACCATAAACTTTAAACTTCATATTTAAACCATACATAAAAAAATCAACATATAATCATAAAATCCAAGTTTTAAAATTTAAAGCTTTATGAAAAATACACTTTAATATAAAATATAATTTTAACCATCAAAATTAAAACATTAACCATTGATTGTTTTAATCTAAGGGTTACAAATCCATCTAGTGGTTATCTTTTAACTTCTTTTTTATTGGTTAGATTTTTTAGTACAAGGATTACAATTCTTTACCATTGATTAGTTTTGATCTAATGGTTTAAAATGCATTTTTTTTCTTCACTTTCTCTCTTCTATTTGACATCTCCTTCTCCTCTTCTCTTTCCTTCGGGAGTTCTTTACAGTTCCAGATCTTCTTCATCTCTCTCACTTTTTGTCTTGTAAACAAGAGAGATTCATACATTATCATTCATTTCTTATGCCTTAGTATATTTGATTTGTAAATCTTAGAAGTGAGAGAAGAAGAAATGTCAAAGAAGAAAAGAAGATTGTCGGAGAAAAAGAAAAAGTGTCGAAGAAGACTGGTCTTCGCCGTCGTCACGGATATTAAGCTCGTCGCCATCTATACTTGCCGACGTCGTCCTTGTTTCTGTTTCTCAGATCCATTTTTGCCGGTCTCCATCTTCACCGTAGTCGCCACTACCACCGCTTGTCACCACACTGGTCACCTCTCTCTCTTTCAATCTCTCTCGCTCTTTCTCTGTGTTTTGAATTTGTTCTTGTTACTAGAAGGTGGATAAGGCAGATGAGCTTGATGGTGGAGGAGATAACAAAACCGTTGTGTGGCTTGAAGGCGTCGGACCTCTCGTGGTAACGAGACTGCGGTGGCGAAGGAAGAAGACAATAATGACCTCCCGGCTCTCGTGATATGGAAGAAACACACGGTGGTTTAGTTAGGTTTAGATTCTGTCGACACGGCTGCAAGCTTTTTTGTTTCTAGGTTATAGATTAGGGTTGGTTTATAATTAAACTCAGCCATAACGTATGCATAACTCAGCTGTAAGTGTGCATAATTCAGCCGTAGTGTATCTGAATGGTATAAGCCAGTCGTAATGTTCCTATAACTCAGCCGTTAAGTGTAATATGTTTCGCGACGTTTCCTATTTTGGGCGGAAAAAAAATATTTTGGACGGGAAAAAATCATTCCTTCAACTCTGAACANNNNNNNNNNNNNNNNNNNNNNNNNNNNNNNNNNNNNNNNNNNNNNNNNNNNNNNNNNNNNNNNNNNNNNNNNNNNTATTTTGGGCGGGAACAAACTCATTCCTTCAACTCTGAACACAATATTTTCTTAAATTTGAACCTCAAACCCAAAACTATAGAACTATAAAGTTATAAAAATTATAAACTCAGTCGTAACGTATGCATAACTCAGCCGTAATTTGATTATAACTTAGCCGTAACGTATGTATAACTCAGCTGTAACGTATCTGAATGGTATAAGCCAACCGTCCTATAACACAGCCGTCAAGTGTAATTTGTTTCGCGACGTTTCGTATTTTGGGCGGGAACAAAATATTTTGGGCGGGAACAAACTCATTCCTTCAACTATGAACAAATATTTTCTTAAATTTGAACCTCAAACCCTAAACTATAGAATTATAAGGTTATAAAAATTATAAAGTTAATCATTTGAAAAAAATATTAAAACTTTAATCTTTTCTTAAATTTGAACTTCAAACCCTAAAACTATAAAGTTATAAAATTATAAATCCGCTGTAACGTATGCATAACTCAGCCGTAACGTAAGGATAATTCAGCCATAACGTATGTGTTGGAGACTTAATGAATGAAGTAAAGTTATCATATTCAGATGACGCACCATCTGAGTCATCAAACATATAAACTCAGCTTTCAAATTCATCATCATCTTCGTCTTCTCTCATTTTTTTTTTTGTTCATCTCTTTTCTTTTCTTACAATTTACGGGACTTAACTTCTTCATCTCTCTCATTGAGTCTTTTTCCTTCTGCAAGACGACGAATCCAATGAGAGAGGGAGCAACAAGATATAGGACCGCCATACATGAAACTGGAGGAGAGGAAGCTTCTTCTTTAAACGATCATCATCGAAAACGACGACGACTGTTGTAGATTTGTCTCAGATTTTCAATTTTAGAAAATCTATGTTTTCATATCCAGTTGCGGAAACAATAATTACCAGAACCATAAGATTTCAGAGAAAGATAAAGAATAAGTTGAAGAAGATAGATAAAGAAGATGAAGAATGAAGAATAACATAGACCCTTATTTTACTGTTGTAACATTAGTGATGACATGGCAAATCCGAATTGATGACATGGCGGATGACATGAAAAATCGGTTAGTCAGCCGCCAAACGAATATATAACTCAGCCTAAATAAATCAGTCCTCATGTACAATGTAAGTCAGTTGAAACGTGAATACTATTTCAGTAATTAATCTTTCGCTAATAAATCAGCTGTAAATTAGGATGAAAAATCTTAAGTCAGCCATATCGTCAAATAAATCAGTCATCAAACAAATGATATTCTAGTAATTAATCTTTCCCTAATATGTCAGCCGTAAATAAGCTGAGGTTACTATTAATCCATCCAATGACGGCTGATTAGCCGTAACAACATCTCATGAGTCGGCCGTAAATTCAATAACTCAGCCAGTCGATGTTCATTAACTCAGCCGTGGAAACATAACTCAGCCGTGTT
This sequence is a window from Brassica oleracea var. oleracea cultivar TO1000 chromosome C1, BOL, whole genome shotgun sequence. Protein-coding genes within it:
- the LOC106296459 gene encoding MATE efflux family protein 5 — its product is MAAPLILKYHIDHQQDPNPTRLFSSIQEAKSIAKISLPIILTGLLLYSRSMISMLFLGRLNDLPALSGGSLALGFANITGYSLLSGLSTGMEPICVQAFGAKRFKLLGLALQRTILLLLLCSLPVSILWLNIKKILLYFGQDQEISDKAEIFILFSLPDLFLQSFLHPLRIYLRSQSITLPLTYSAFFAVLLHIPINYILVSYFALGLKGVALGAIWSNVNLLGFLIIYIVFSGVYEKTWGGFSMDCFEGWRSLLTLAIPSCVSVCLEWWWYEIMILLCGLLLQPQATVSSMGILIQTTALIYIFPSSLSFSVSTRVGNELGANQPDKARIAARTGLFLSLGLGLFAMFFAFMVRNCWARLFTDEEEILKLTSMVLPIIGLCELGNCPQTTMCGVLRGSARPKLGANINLCCFYFVGMPVAIWLSFFGGFDFKGLWLGLFAAQGSCLVSMLVVLAKTDWEAEVHRAKELMTSSCDGDGEYDDDDSGSNTMPLLLDIEECGNYKHLNVV